The Sphaerospermopsis torques-reginae ITEP-024 genome has a window encoding:
- the lnt gene encoding apolipoprotein N-acyltransferase: protein MREKLKYLLPYIVALTSGALMGVTVAPVGAWFFAWVALAPLWVIVVKYTNKSLPSAFLWAIAYHGIALSWITGIHPMKWLGVPWWPSLFITLFCWSFISLWGGLLVSLWAFLMVRLDKQKPWLRVLIGTGLWCGLESLWSSGSLWWSSLSYTQSPHNLVILHLGQFSGPNTVTAVIVAVNGLVAESWIYNLTQRRKGAKEEKKEKEAKEERKNSVLSVSLWFVNKYLISATILLIISHFLGFVLYSQPLNNHENTALKIGIIQGNIPNEIKLLPQGFRRAITNYTNGYLTLANQGVDGVLTPEGALPLYERNFQNTPLLNAVKDKGVVVWIGGFGERGRSYTNSLFGVNGKGEVTSRYDKSKLVPLGEFVPFEEVIGALVQRLSPLDEHQVHGAKNQVFDTPLGRVIVGICYESAFSEIFRYQAFNGGKFILSSSNDAHYTAAMADQHHAQDIMRAIETDRWAVRATNTGYSAFVDPHGRTLWKSGYNSYETHAEIIYPRQSQTLYVRWGDWLMPLLLVLGFLRWFVGNIKSG, encoded by the coding sequence ATGAGGGAGAAGTTAAAATACTTACTCCCTTACATAGTAGCTTTAACTAGCGGGGCATTGATGGGGGTGACAGTCGCCCCCGTTGGTGCTTGGTTTTTTGCTTGGGTTGCCCTTGCACCCCTGTGGGTAATAGTTGTTAAATATACTAATAAATCCCTGCCCTCTGCCTTTTTATGGGCGATCGCCTATCATGGAATAGCCCTATCATGGATCACAGGTATTCACCCCATGAAATGGTTAGGTGTACCTTGGTGGCCGAGTTTATTTATTACCTTATTTTGCTGGTCATTTATTAGCCTGTGGGGAGGTTTGTTAGTCTCTCTTTGGGCGTTTTTGATGGTGCGGTTAGATAAACAAAAGCCTTGGTTAAGGGTGTTAATTGGTACTGGTTTATGGTGTGGTTTGGAAAGTTTGTGGAGTTCTGGATCTTTATGGTGGAGTTCTCTTTCTTACACCCAATCACCGCATAATTTGGTAATTTTGCATTTGGGGCAATTTTCTGGACCGAATACGGTAACGGCGGTTATTGTGGCGGTTAATGGTTTGGTTGCGGAGTCTTGGATATATAATCTCACGCAAAGACGCAAAGGCGCAAAGGAAGAAAAGAAAGAAAAGGAAGCAAAGGAAGAAAGAAAAAACTCTGTGTTATCTGTGTCTCTGTGGTTCGTTAATAAATATTTAATTTCAGCTACAATACTGTTAATTATCTCCCATTTTTTGGGGTTTGTTCTTTATTCTCAACCTTTGAATAATCATGAAAATACAGCATTAAAAATAGGCATCATTCAAGGTAATATTCCTAATGAAATTAAGTTGCTTCCTCAAGGATTTAGACGAGCAATTACAAACTATACTAATGGATATTTAACATTAGCAAATCAAGGTGTTGATGGGGTGTTAACTCCTGAAGGTGCTTTACCTTTATATGAACGTAATTTTCAAAATACTCCTTTGTTAAATGCGGTGAAGGATAAAGGGGTTGTAGTTTGGATCGGTGGTTTTGGTGAAAGGGGGAGAAGTTATACTAATAGTTTATTTGGGGTAAATGGTAAAGGGGAAGTTACTAGCAGATATGATAAGTCAAAGCTTGTACCTTTGGGGGAATTTGTTCCTTTTGAAGAAGTTATTGGGGCGTTAGTTCAACGGTTATCTCCTTTGGATGAACATCAAGTACATGGGGCAAAAAATCAAGTTTTTGATACTCCTTTGGGGCGGGTTATTGTGGGTATTTGTTATGAGTCTGCTTTTTCGGAAATCTTTAGATATCAGGCTTTTAATGGGGGTAAATTTATTTTAAGTTCTTCTAATGATGCCCATTATACGGCAGCAATGGCAGATCAACATCATGCCCAGGATATCATGCGAGCAATTGAAACTGATCGATGGGCTGTGAGGGCAACAAATACCGGTTATTCGGCTTTTGTCGATCCTCATGGGAGAACTTTGTGGAAGTCAGGGTATAATAGTTATGAAACTCATGCGGAAATTATTTATCCTCGGCAAAGTCAGACTTTATATGTGCGTTGGGGTGATTGGTTGATGCCTTTGTTGTTGGTTTTGGGATTTTTGCGGTGGTTTGTAGGTAATATCAAATCCGGTTAA
- a CDS encoding adenylate kinase encodes MRLILLGVPGSGKGTQGAILSSQWQIPHISTGEILRQAIANQTALGLKAKAYVEKSELVPDYLIFDLIRQRLTDSSTQRGWILDGFPGNLSQAQFLDQLLASLGQSYDRVFSLYVPTDVLVQRLRQRGRSDDQPELICKRIEVYQEHTAPVIQHYRQQGCLTVINGDRPVEIVTHFLQTSFSDLSLTIHQKTLNTSKRLINQEPQILSA; translated from the coding sequence ATGCGATTGATTTTGCTAGGAGTGCCGGGTAGTGGCAAAGGTACACAAGGGGCAATACTGTCCAGCCAATGGCAAATTCCGCATATTTCCACTGGTGAAATATTACGTCAGGCGATCGCTAATCAAACTGCTTTAGGCTTGAAAGCAAAAGCGTATGTAGAAAAAAGTGAATTAGTTCCAGACTATTTAATTTTTGATCTCATCCGCCAACGCTTAACTGATTCATCTACTCAACGGGGTTGGATATTAGATGGATTTCCCGGTAATTTATCCCAGGCTCAGTTTCTTGATCAACTATTAGCAAGTTTAGGACAGTCTTATGACCGAGTTTTCAGCTTGTATGTGCCAACAGATGTTTTGGTACAAAGGTTGCGGCAAAGGGGGCGTTCAGATGATCAACCTGAACTTATTTGTAAGCGAATAGAAGTTTATCAAGAGCATACTGCACCCGTAATTCAGCATTATCGCCAACAAGGATGTTTAACAGTGATTAATGGCGATCGCCCTGTGGAAATAGTGACTCATTTTTTACAAACTTCTTTTTCTGATTTGAGTTTAACAATTCACCAAAAAACCTTGAATACTAGCAAAAGACTAATCAACCAAGAACCACAAATTTTATCGGCGTAA
- a CDS encoding alanine--glyoxylate aminotransferase family protein: MTSTISINDSQKLQLSPLEVPNRLLLGPGPSNAHPAVLQAMNTTPLGHLDPAFLALMDEIQSLLRYVWQTENPHTIAVSGTGTAAMEATLANTVEPGDVVLIGVAGYFGNRLVDMAGRYGADVRTITKPWGQVFSVDEIKTALETHKPAILALVHAETSTGARQPLEDVGELCRKHGTLLLVDTVTSLGGVPIFLDEWGVDLAYSCSQKGLGCSPGASPFTMSPRAMEKLQKRETKVANWYLDMLLLGKYWGNERIYHHTAPINLYYGLREALRLVAEEGLTNCWQRHQKNVEYLWQRLEEIGLKMHVAKEYRLPTLTTVCIPDGVDGKAVAKQLLLEHNIEVGGGLGELAGKVWRVGLMGFNSRPENVDRLVETLQQVLGK, from the coding sequence ATGACATCGACAATTTCTATCAACGACAGTCAAAAGTTACAACTTTCACCTTTAGAAGTTCCCAACCGTTTATTACTAGGTCCTGGTCCTTCTAACGCCCATCCTGCGGTATTACAGGCTATGAATACCACTCCTTTAGGGCATTTAGATCCGGCATTTTTAGCATTGATGGATGAGATTCAATCTTTGCTACGCTACGTTTGGCAAACGGAAAACCCCCACACGATCGCCGTCAGTGGTACGGGTACAGCAGCGATGGAAGCAACTCTAGCTAACACTGTAGAACCGGGAGACGTAGTTTTAATTGGTGTTGCTGGTTACTTCGGTAATCGTTTGGTAGATATGGCGGGAAGATATGGCGCAGATGTACGCACTATTACTAAACCTTGGGGACAGGTATTTTCTGTAGATGAAATTAAAACAGCGTTAGAAACTCACAAACCGGCAATTTTAGCATTAGTTCATGCAGAAACCTCCACCGGCGCACGTCAACCTTTAGAAGATGTGGGTGAGTTGTGCCGCAAACATGGAACTTTGTTATTAGTGGATACTGTCACCAGCTTGGGTGGTGTTCCCATTTTCTTAGATGAGTGGGGTGTGGACTTAGCTTATAGTTGCAGTCAAAAAGGTTTAGGTTGTTCTCCTGGTGCTTCTCCTTTTACCATGAGTCCCCGTGCAATGGAAAAGTTGCAGAAACGGGAGACTAAAGTTGCAAACTGGTATTTAGATATGTTGTTGTTAGGAAAATATTGGGGTAATGAACGCATATATCATCATACTGCACCGATTAATTTATATTATGGTTTGCGGGAAGCTTTGCGTTTAGTGGCGGAAGAAGGTTTAACAAATTGTTGGCAACGTCATCAAAAAAATGTTGAATATCTTTGGCAAAGATTAGAAGAAATTGGTTTAAAAATGCACGTTGCTAAGGAATATCGTTTACCAACTTTAACTACTGTTTGTATTCCTGATGGGGTAGATGGAAAAGCCGTAGCAAAGCAGTTATTACTAGAACATAATATTGAAGTTGGTGGCGGCTTGGGAGAGTTAGCGGGTAAGGTTTGGCGTGTGGGTTTGATGGGTTTTAATAGTCGTCCTGAAAATGTGGATCGGTTGGTTGAGACTTTGCAGCAGGTTTTGGGTAAGTAG
- the trxA gene encoding thioredoxin: MTTVEYIQETEFKSLLSDNEIVVLDCTATWCGPCKMVSPLMDKLADEYKGLAKVVKLDVGENPNVAKQLGIRSIPAVMFFKNGDLLETIVGIAPYEKFSAALTNILKNYPQATQK; this comes from the coding sequence ATGACAACAGTTGAATATATCCAGGAAACAGAGTTCAAATCACTATTAAGTGATAACGAAATAGTTGTACTAGACTGCACAGCAACTTGGTGCGGACCTTGTAAAATGGTTAGTCCTTTGATGGATAAACTCGCTGATGAATACAAAGGTCTTGCCAAAGTAGTCAAATTAGACGTGGGTGAAAATCCAAATGTTGCCAAACAATTAGGTATCCGCAGTATTCCCGCAGTTATGTTTTTCAAGAACGGTGACTTATTGGAAACAATTGTTGGTATAGCTCCTTATGAAAAATTCAGCGCAGCTTTAACCAATATACTCAAAAACTACCCACAAGCGACTCAAAAATGA
- a CDS encoding recombinase family protein: protein MAAEESKDHSLWEKLNQARKAKAASGGYAGYGSPAFGQQSVNGELVDNPAEQQIIELIRRHHKSGKSLPQISAWLNQQGYTTKRGHQWQPVSVKRVLDRLYGKMQRISGMGED, encoded by the coding sequence ATGGCTGCTGAAGAATCGAAAGACCACTCCCTCTGGGAAAAACTCAACCAAGCCCGGAAAGCAAAAGCTGCCAGTGGCGGCTATGCTGGCTATGGTTCACCCGCTTTTGGTCAGCAATCAGTTAATGGTGAATTAGTAGACAATCCCGCTGAACAACAGATTATTGAATTAATTCGCCGTCATCACAAGTCAGGAAAATCACTACCACAAATTTCTGCCTGGCTCAATCAGCAAGGATATACCACCAAGCGAGGACATCAGTGGCAACCTGTATCCGTGAAAAGGGTTTTAGACAGGCTTTATGGCAAAATGCAACGAATTTCTGGCATGGGTGAGGACTGA
- a CDS encoding glycosyltransferase family 4 protein, translating into MRIAQVAPLWERVPPPAYGGIELVVGLLTDELVKRGHEVTLFASGDSLTLAKLVSVHPRALRLDNTVKDYSIYELLNLASVYEQAEKFDLIHSHAGHTPLAYTKLVKTPTVHTLHGIFTSDNEKIFKYAKKQPYVSISDAQREPRLGLNYISTVYNGIDVSSYEFYPQPLDPPYLAFVGRISPEKGTHLAIQIAKKTGWQLKIAGKIDRVDIEYFEQEIKPQIDGKQIQYLGEANHAEKNTIMGSAYATLFPITWREPFGLVMVESMASGTPVIAMRMGSTPEVIADKQTGFLCNNIQECIEAIEQIERLNRYACRRYVENHFSVKQMTDGYEAVYKQIITEKLAEENGYFRNSLVY; encoded by the coding sequence ATGAGAATTGCCCAGGTTGCTCCACTGTGGGAGAGAGTACCACCTCCAGCTTATGGTGGAATAGAATTAGTCGTGGGTTTGTTAACAGATGAATTAGTCAAAAGAGGACATGAAGTAACATTATTTGCATCAGGAGATTCTCTGACTCTGGCTAAGTTAGTATCAGTTCATCCGCGGGCTTTAAGATTGGATAATACTGTCAAAGATTACAGTATTTATGAATTGCTAAATCTAGCCTCAGTTTATGAACAAGCGGAAAAATTTGATCTTATTCACTCTCATGCAGGACACACACCTTTAGCATACACAAAGTTGGTAAAAACTCCCACAGTTCACACATTGCATGGTATTTTTACTTCTGACAACGAAAAAATCTTTAAATATGCCAAAAAACAGCCTTATGTGAGTATTTCTGATGCCCAAAGAGAACCCAGGTTAGGGTTAAATTATATATCAACAGTGTACAATGGAATTGATGTTAGTAGTTATGAGTTTTATCCTCAACCTTTAGATCCACCATATTTAGCATTCGTGGGCAGAATATCGCCAGAAAAAGGCACACATTTAGCAATTCAAATTGCCAAAAAAACTGGTTGGCAGTTGAAAATAGCAGGTAAGATAGATAGAGTGGATATAGAATATTTTGAGCAGGAAATTAAACCCCAGATTGATGGTAAGCAAATTCAATATTTAGGTGAAGCTAACCACGCAGAAAAAAATACTATCATGGGTTCTGCTTATGCCACTTTATTTCCTATTACTTGGAGAGAACCATTTGGTTTGGTAATGGTAGAATCAATGGCATCGGGTACACCTGTAATTGCGATGCGAATGGGTTCAACTCCCGAAGTAATTGCTGATAAACAAACAGGTTTTCTTTGTAATAATATTCAGGAGTGTATTGAGGCTATTGAGCAAATAGAAAGATTAAACCGTTATGCTTGTAGGCGATATGTAGAAAACCATTTTAGTGTCAAACAAATGACTGATGGTTATGAAGCGGTTTATAAACAAATTATCACAGAGAAATTGGCTGAAGAGAATGGATATTTTCGTAATAGTTTAGTTTATTAA
- a CDS encoding CBS domain-containing protein, whose amino-acid sequence MMKAEDIMTTEVITIRGSATVAEAVDLMKYKGLRSLVVEPRTENDPYGMVTETDIVYKVAAYGKDPKQVRVYEIMTKPCIVVNPELGVEYVARLFANTRIRRAPVIKGKLLGIISITDILRKSDLFDNPKPIFIEDEIEAAREEARRICAVKGDTSRECAAAWDIVEELLAVASDQRLVKEKMES is encoded by the coding sequence ATGATGAAAGCAGAAGACATAATGACCACAGAAGTGATTACAATTCGTGGTTCAGCAACAGTAGCAGAAGCAGTGGATTTGATGAAATATAAAGGATTACGTTCTTTAGTTGTGGAACCACGCACAGAAAACGATCCCTATGGCATGGTAACAGAAACTGATATTGTTTATAAAGTAGCCGCTTACGGTAAAGACCCTAAACAAGTGCGAGTTTACGAGATTATGACCAAGCCTTGTATTGTAGTCAATCCTGAGCTTGGTGTAGAGTATGTAGCGCGATTGTTTGCCAATACACGTATTCGTCGCGCTCCTGTAATTAAAGGTAAGTTGTTAGGAATTATATCAATTACTGATATCCTCAGAAAAAGTGATTTGTTTGATAATCCAAAACCCATATTTATTGAGGATGAAATAGAAGCTGCACGGGAAGAAGCTAGAAGAATTTGTGCAGTGAAAGGAGATACTTCTCGTGAATGTGCAGCAGCTTGGGATATTGTAGAAGAACTACTGGCAGTGGCATCTGATCAGCGGTTAGTCAAGGAAAAGATGGAGTCTTAA
- a CDS encoding ABC transporter permease produces MYLPILVLGFYSFNQSPYSASWQGFTLEWYQKLFTDARILSALKNSLLVACSAVAVSAVLGTMMAVGLARYNFPGKTLYRGISYLPLLIPDIAIAVSTLVCLAAFAIPLSIWTIVAAHIVFCLAYIGLVVSSRLNNLDPHLEEAALDLGATPIQAFIKVVLPQLMPGIISGCLLAFVLSLDDFLISSFTAGSGSNTLPMEIFSRIRTGVKPDINALSVMLISITATVAVVAELIRASGEKQNNS; encoded by the coding sequence ATGTACCTGCCTATCCTGGTACTAGGATTTTATAGCTTTAACCAGTCACCTTACAGCGCAAGTTGGCAAGGATTCACTCTAGAATGGTATCAAAAACTATTCACAGATGCTCGCATTTTATCAGCTTTAAAAAACAGTTTGCTAGTAGCCTGTAGTGCAGTTGCTGTTTCCGCAGTCTTGGGAACTATGATGGCTGTAGGTTTGGCACGTTATAATTTTCCAGGAAAAACATTGTATCGTGGTATATCGTATTTACCATTATTAATTCCTGATATTGCGATCGCAGTTTCTACCCTTGTTTGTTTAGCTGCTTTTGCCATACCTCTAAGCATCTGGACAATTGTAGCTGCACATATAGTTTTTTGCCTAGCCTACATCGGTTTAGTAGTATCATCCCGACTTAATAACCTCGATCCCCACCTAGAAGAAGCCGCACTAGACTTAGGTGCAACCCCTATTCAAGCCTTTATTAAAGTAGTTTTACCCCAATTAATGCCAGGTATTATATCTGGTTGTTTACTAGCTTTCGTCCTCAGTTTAGACGACTTTCTCATCTCCAGTTTTACAGCAGGTAGCGGTTCTAATACCCTACCAATGGAAATATTTAGCCGCATCAGAACTGGAGTCAAACCAGATATTAACGCCCTCAGCGTCATGTTAATTTCTATTACCGCTACCGTGGCGGTTGTAGCTGAATTAATTCGGGCTTCTGGAGAGAAACAAAATAATTCATAA
- a CDS encoding CBS domain-containing protein gives MMKAEDIMTTKVVTIRGSATVAEAVKLMKDKKLRSIVVEPRTENDPYGIVTETDIVYKVGAYGKDPKQVRVYEIMTKPCVVVNPELGVEYVARLFANTGIRRAPVIKGKLLGIISITDILRKSDFVENPKSTFEMYCEEFPDAPEARIYED, from the coding sequence ATGATGAAGGCTGAAGATATAATGACCACAAAAGTGGTAACAATTCGTGGTTCAGCAACAGTAGCAGAAGCAGTAAAACTGATGAAAGATAAGAAACTGCGCTCTATCGTTGTCGAACCACGCACAGAAAACGACCCCTATGGCATAGTCACAGAAACTGATATCGTTTATAAAGTTGGTGCCTATGGCAAAGACCCTAAACAAGTGCGAGTTTATGAAATTATGACCAAGCCTTGTGTTGTAGTCAATCCTGAGCTTGGTGTAGAGTATGTAGCGCGTTTGTTTGCCAATACAGGTATTCGTCGCGCTCCTGTAATTAAAGGTAAATTGTTAGGAATTATATCAATTACTGATATCCTCAGAAAAAGTGACTTTGTGGAAAATCCCAAAAGCACTTTTGAAATGTATTGTGAAGAATTTCCTGACGCTCCAGAGGCAAGAATTTACGAAGATTAA